A portion of the Mauremys reevesii isolate NIE-2019 linkage group 18, ASM1616193v1, whole genome shotgun sequence genome contains these proteins:
- the P2RX2 gene encoding P2X purinoceptor 2 isoform X3: MEEPPARRPGAVGCWRCFWEFWNYETPKVIVVKNRNLGIMYRGVQLLILLYFIWYVFIIQKGYQESETGPESSVLTKVKGVTRSHSKVWDVEEYVKPAEGGSVFSILTRVEVTHSQTLERCPESLEVPHAACSSDSDCVAGEMDMLGNGERTGRCVPYYSGPGKTCEVTAWCPVEDGRTVSESLGKMAAQFTILIKNNIHFPRFGFSKGNVKGEKSGYLKGCTFNETSDLYCPIFRLGSIVEQAGENFTALAERGGVIGVIINWNCNLDLPDSACNPSYSFRRLDPKSIQVSSGYNYRFAKYYNCNGTNTRSLIKAYGIRIDVIVHGQAGKFSLIPTIINLATALTSVGVGSFLCDWILLTFLNKNNAYSARKFDQDRTPAPSCSGNACTTQASSPANPQGPGQL; this comes from the exons ATGGAGGAGCCCCCGGCGAGGCGGCCTGGGGCCGTGGGCTGCTggcgctgcttctgggagttctGGAACTACGAGACCCCCAAAGTCATCGTGGTGAAGAACCGCAACCTCGGCATCATGTACAGAGGGGTGCAGCTGCTGATCCTGCTCTACTTCATCTG gtacgTGTTCATCATCCAGAAGGGCTACCAGGAGAGCGAGACGGGCCCCGAGAGCTCTGTGCTCACCAAGGTGAAGGGCGTCACCCGCTCGCACAGCAAGGTCTGGGACGTGGAGGAGTACGTCAAACCCGCTGAG GGCGGCAGCGTGTTCAGCATCCTCACCCGGGTGGAAGTCACCCACTCCCAGACTCTGGAGCGCTGCCCCGAG agcctggaggtcCCTCACGCCGCCTGCAGCTCCGACAGCGACTGTGTGGCTGGGGAGATGGACATGCTGGGGAACG GAGAGAGGACGGGGCGCTGCGTCCCCTATTACAGCGGGCCGGGGAAGACCTGCGAGGTTACCGCCTGGTGTCCAGTGGAAGACGGACGGACGGTCAG CGAGTCCCTGGGGAAGATGGCCGCGCAGTTCACCATCCTGATCAAGAACAACATCCACTTCCCCCGCTTCGGATTCTCCAA AGGGAACGTGAAGGGCGAGAAGAGCGGCTACCTCAAAGGCTGCACCTTCAACGAGACCTCTGACCTGTACTGCCCCATCTTCCGCCTGGGCTCCATTGTGGAGCAGGCAGGAGAGAACTTCACCGCGCTGGCCGAACGG GGCGGCGTTATTGGGGTGATCATAAACTGGAACTGTAACCTGGACCTGCCCGACTCCGCGTGCAACCCCAGCTACTCCTTCCGCAGGCTGGATCCCAAGAGCATTCAGGTGTCTTCTGGCTACAACTACAG GTTCGCCAAATATTACAACTGCAACGGGACGAACACGCGGAGCCTGATCAAGGCCTATGGGATTCGCATCGACGTTATTGTTCATGGCCAG GCAGGGAAGTTCAGCCTGATCCCCACCATCATTAACCTGGCCACGGCGCTGACCTCGGTGGGAGTG ggcTCCTTCCTCTGCGACTGGATCTTACTGACCTTCCTGAACAAAAACAATGCGTACAGCGCCCGGAAATTCGATCAG GACAGGACCCCGGCCCCAAGCTGCAGCGGTAACGCCTGCACCACCCAGGCCTCCTCGCCGGCCAACCCCCAGGGCCCCGGCCAGCTCTGa
- the P2RX2 gene encoding P2X purinoceptor 2 isoform X1 has protein sequence MEEPPARRPGAVGCWRCFWEFWNYETPKVIVVKNRNLGIMYRGVQLLILLYFIWYVFIIQKGYQESETGPESSVLTKVKGVTRSHSKVWDVEEYVKPAEGGSVFSILTRVEVTHSQTLERCPESLEVPHAACSSDSDCVAGEMDMLGNGERTGRCVPYYSGPGKTCEVTAWCPVEDGRTVSESLGKMAAQFTILIKNNIHFPRFGFSKGNVKGEKSGYLKGCTFNETSDLYCPIFRLGSIVEQAGENFTALAERGGVIGVIINWNCNLDLPDSACNPSYSFRRLDPKSIQVSSGYNYRFAKYYNCNGTNTRSLIKAYGIRIDVIVHGQAGKFSLIPTIINLATALTSVGVGSFLCDWILLTFLNKNNAYSARKFDQMQPLGTSRASAQRPGRMGSPCPCWLWAFLAGAGHRSLPDEPPHGPSPGRSPYPGPWGGAMERGPGTNRPISPLSGQDRTPAPSCSGNACTTQASSPANPQGPGQL, from the exons ATGGAGGAGCCCCCGGCGAGGCGGCCTGGGGCCGTGGGCTGCTggcgctgcttctgggagttctGGAACTACGAGACCCCCAAAGTCATCGTGGTGAAGAACCGCAACCTCGGCATCATGTACAGAGGGGTGCAGCTGCTGATCCTGCTCTACTTCATCTG gtacgTGTTCATCATCCAGAAGGGCTACCAGGAGAGCGAGACGGGCCCCGAGAGCTCTGTGCTCACCAAGGTGAAGGGCGTCACCCGCTCGCACAGCAAGGTCTGGGACGTGGAGGAGTACGTCAAACCCGCTGAG GGCGGCAGCGTGTTCAGCATCCTCACCCGGGTGGAAGTCACCCACTCCCAGACTCTGGAGCGCTGCCCCGAG agcctggaggtcCCTCACGCCGCCTGCAGCTCCGACAGCGACTGTGTGGCTGGGGAGATGGACATGCTGGGGAACG GAGAGAGGACGGGGCGCTGCGTCCCCTATTACAGCGGGCCGGGGAAGACCTGCGAGGTTACCGCCTGGTGTCCAGTGGAAGACGGACGGACGGTCAG CGAGTCCCTGGGGAAGATGGCCGCGCAGTTCACCATCCTGATCAAGAACAACATCCACTTCCCCCGCTTCGGATTCTCCAA AGGGAACGTGAAGGGCGAGAAGAGCGGCTACCTCAAAGGCTGCACCTTCAACGAGACCTCTGACCTGTACTGCCCCATCTTCCGCCTGGGCTCCATTGTGGAGCAGGCAGGAGAGAACTTCACCGCGCTGGCCGAACGG GGCGGCGTTATTGGGGTGATCATAAACTGGAACTGTAACCTGGACCTGCCCGACTCCGCGTGCAACCCCAGCTACTCCTTCCGCAGGCTGGATCCCAAGAGCATTCAGGTGTCTTCTGGCTACAACTACAG GTTCGCCAAATATTACAACTGCAACGGGACGAACACGCGGAGCCTGATCAAGGCCTATGGGATTCGCATCGACGTTATTGTTCATGGCCAG GCAGGGAAGTTCAGCCTGATCCCCACCATCATTAACCTGGCCACGGCGCTGACCTCGGTGGGAGTG ggcTCCTTCCTCTGCGACTGGATCTTACTGACCTTCCTGAACAAAAACAATGCGTACAGCGCCCGGAAATTCGATCAG ATGCAGCCGCTTGGCACCTCGAGAGCCAGTGCCCAGAGACCAGGCCGGAtgggctctccctgcccctgctggctCTGGGCGTTCCTTGCAGGAGCCGGGCACCGCAGCCTGCCTGACGAGCCACCCCACGGGCCTTCCCCTGGTCGTTCTCCATACCccgggccctggggtggggccatggagCGAGGCCCAGGCACTAACCGCCCCATCTCTCCTCTGTCTGGCCAGGACAGGACCCCGGCCCCAAGCTGCAGCGGTAACGCCTGCACCACCCAGGCCTCCTCGCCGGCCAACCCCCAGGGCCCCGGCCAGCTCTGa
- the P2RX2 gene encoding P2X purinoceptor 2 isoform X2, with translation MEEPPARRPGAVGCWRCFWEFWNYETPKVIVVKNRNLGIMYRGVQLLILLYFIWYVFIIQKGYQESETGPESSVLTKVKGVTRSHSKVWDVEEYVKPAESLEVPHAACSSDSDCVAGEMDMLGNGERTGRCVPYYSGPGKTCEVTAWCPVEDGRTVSESLGKMAAQFTILIKNNIHFPRFGFSKGNVKGEKSGYLKGCTFNETSDLYCPIFRLGSIVEQAGENFTALAERGGVIGVIINWNCNLDLPDSACNPSYSFRRLDPKSIQVSSGYNYRFAKYYNCNGTNTRSLIKAYGIRIDVIVHGQAGKFSLIPTIINLATALTSVGVGSFLCDWILLTFLNKNNAYSARKFDQMQPLGTSRASAQRPGRMGSPCPCWLWAFLAGAGHRSLPDEPPHGPSPGRSPYPGPWGGAMERGPGTNRPISPLSGQDRTPAPSCSGNACTTQASSPANPQGPGQL, from the exons ATGGAGGAGCCCCCGGCGAGGCGGCCTGGGGCCGTGGGCTGCTggcgctgcttctgggagttctGGAACTACGAGACCCCCAAAGTCATCGTGGTGAAGAACCGCAACCTCGGCATCATGTACAGAGGGGTGCAGCTGCTGATCCTGCTCTACTTCATCTG gtacgTGTTCATCATCCAGAAGGGCTACCAGGAGAGCGAGACGGGCCCCGAGAGCTCTGTGCTCACCAAGGTGAAGGGCGTCACCCGCTCGCACAGCAAGGTCTGGGACGTGGAGGAGTACGTCAAACCCGCTGAG agcctggaggtcCCTCACGCCGCCTGCAGCTCCGACAGCGACTGTGTGGCTGGGGAGATGGACATGCTGGGGAACG GAGAGAGGACGGGGCGCTGCGTCCCCTATTACAGCGGGCCGGGGAAGACCTGCGAGGTTACCGCCTGGTGTCCAGTGGAAGACGGACGGACGGTCAG CGAGTCCCTGGGGAAGATGGCCGCGCAGTTCACCATCCTGATCAAGAACAACATCCACTTCCCCCGCTTCGGATTCTCCAA AGGGAACGTGAAGGGCGAGAAGAGCGGCTACCTCAAAGGCTGCACCTTCAACGAGACCTCTGACCTGTACTGCCCCATCTTCCGCCTGGGCTCCATTGTGGAGCAGGCAGGAGAGAACTTCACCGCGCTGGCCGAACGG GGCGGCGTTATTGGGGTGATCATAAACTGGAACTGTAACCTGGACCTGCCCGACTCCGCGTGCAACCCCAGCTACTCCTTCCGCAGGCTGGATCCCAAGAGCATTCAGGTGTCTTCTGGCTACAACTACAG GTTCGCCAAATATTACAACTGCAACGGGACGAACACGCGGAGCCTGATCAAGGCCTATGGGATTCGCATCGACGTTATTGTTCATGGCCAG GCAGGGAAGTTCAGCCTGATCCCCACCATCATTAACCTGGCCACGGCGCTGACCTCGGTGGGAGTG ggcTCCTTCCTCTGCGACTGGATCTTACTGACCTTCCTGAACAAAAACAATGCGTACAGCGCCCGGAAATTCGATCAG ATGCAGCCGCTTGGCACCTCGAGAGCCAGTGCCCAGAGACCAGGCCGGAtgggctctccctgcccctgctggctCTGGGCGTTCCTTGCAGGAGCCGGGCACCGCAGCCTGCCTGACGAGCCACCCCACGGGCCTTCCCCTGGTCGTTCTCCATACCccgggccctggggtggggccatggagCGAGGCCCAGGCACTAACCGCCCCATCTCTCCTCTGTCTGGCCAGGACAGGACCCCGGCCCCAAGCTGCAGCGGTAACGCCTGCACCACCCAGGCCTCCTCGCCGGCCAACCCCCAGGGCCCCGGCCAGCTCTGa
- the P2RX2 gene encoding P2X purinoceptor 2 isoform X4, whose amino-acid sequence MEEPPARRPGAVGCWRCFWEFWNYETPKVIVVKNRNLGIMYRGVQLLILLYFIWYVFIIQKGYQESETGPESSVLTKVKGVTRSHSKVWDVEEYVKPAEGGSVFSILTRVEVTHSQTLERCPESLEVPHAACSSDSDCVAGEMDMLGNGERTGRCVPYYSGPGKTCEVTAWCPVEDGRTVSESLGKMAAQFTILIKNNIHFPRFGFSKGNVKGEKSGYLKGCTFNETSDLYCPIFRLGSIVEQAGENFTALAERGGVIGVIINWNCNLDLPDSACNPSYSFRRLDPKSIQVSSGYNYRFAKYYNCNGTNTRSLIKAYGIRIDVIVHGQGSSA is encoded by the exons ATGGAGGAGCCCCCGGCGAGGCGGCCTGGGGCCGTGGGCTGCTggcgctgcttctgggagttctGGAACTACGAGACCCCCAAAGTCATCGTGGTGAAGAACCGCAACCTCGGCATCATGTACAGAGGGGTGCAGCTGCTGATCCTGCTCTACTTCATCTG gtacgTGTTCATCATCCAGAAGGGCTACCAGGAGAGCGAGACGGGCCCCGAGAGCTCTGTGCTCACCAAGGTGAAGGGCGTCACCCGCTCGCACAGCAAGGTCTGGGACGTGGAGGAGTACGTCAAACCCGCTGAG GGCGGCAGCGTGTTCAGCATCCTCACCCGGGTGGAAGTCACCCACTCCCAGACTCTGGAGCGCTGCCCCGAG agcctggaggtcCCTCACGCCGCCTGCAGCTCCGACAGCGACTGTGTGGCTGGGGAGATGGACATGCTGGGGAACG GAGAGAGGACGGGGCGCTGCGTCCCCTATTACAGCGGGCCGGGGAAGACCTGCGAGGTTACCGCCTGGTGTCCAGTGGAAGACGGACGGACGGTCAG CGAGTCCCTGGGGAAGATGGCCGCGCAGTTCACCATCCTGATCAAGAACAACATCCACTTCCCCCGCTTCGGATTCTCCAA AGGGAACGTGAAGGGCGAGAAGAGCGGCTACCTCAAAGGCTGCACCTTCAACGAGACCTCTGACCTGTACTGCCCCATCTTCCGCCTGGGCTCCATTGTGGAGCAGGCAGGAGAGAACTTCACCGCGCTGGCCGAACGG GGCGGCGTTATTGGGGTGATCATAAACTGGAACTGTAACCTGGACCTGCCCGACTCCGCGTGCAACCCCAGCTACTCCTTCCGCAGGCTGGATCCCAAGAGCATTCAGGTGTCTTCTGGCTACAACTACAG GTTCGCCAAATATTACAACTGCAACGGGACGAACACGCGGAGCCTGATCAAGGCCTATGGGATTCGCATCGACGTTATTGTTCATGGCCAG GGAAGTTCAGCCTGA
- the P2RX2 gene encoding P2X purinoceptor 2 isoform X5, which yields MEEPPARRPGAVGCWRCFWEFWNYETPKVIVVKNRNLGIMYRGVQLLILLYFIWYVFIIQKGYQESETGPESSVLTKVKGVTRSHSKVWDVEEYVKPAEGGSVFSILTRVEVTHSQTLERCPESLEVPHAACSSDSDCVAGEMDMLGNGERTGRCVPYYSGPGKTCEVTAWCPVEDGRTVSESLGKMAAQFTILIKNNIHFPRFGFSKGNVKGEKSGYLKGCTFNETSDLYCPIFRLGSIVEQAGENFTALAERGALRVRGTRAGAVAGSSWHARDTPWQAAGTPSDRQRRPAGSSVPSPACRSIRLNALRPTLPGCLWGAPAAAGGPGR from the exons ATGGAGGAGCCCCCGGCGAGGCGGCCTGGGGCCGTGGGCTGCTggcgctgcttctgggagttctGGAACTACGAGACCCCCAAAGTCATCGTGGTGAAGAACCGCAACCTCGGCATCATGTACAGAGGGGTGCAGCTGCTGATCCTGCTCTACTTCATCTG gtacgTGTTCATCATCCAGAAGGGCTACCAGGAGAGCGAGACGGGCCCCGAGAGCTCTGTGCTCACCAAGGTGAAGGGCGTCACCCGCTCGCACAGCAAGGTCTGGGACGTGGAGGAGTACGTCAAACCCGCTGAG GGCGGCAGCGTGTTCAGCATCCTCACCCGGGTGGAAGTCACCCACTCCCAGACTCTGGAGCGCTGCCCCGAG agcctggaggtcCCTCACGCCGCCTGCAGCTCCGACAGCGACTGTGTGGCTGGGGAGATGGACATGCTGGGGAACG GAGAGAGGACGGGGCGCTGCGTCCCCTATTACAGCGGGCCGGGGAAGACCTGCGAGGTTACCGCCTGGTGTCCAGTGGAAGACGGACGGACGGTCAG CGAGTCCCTGGGGAAGATGGCCGCGCAGTTCACCATCCTGATCAAGAACAACATCCACTTCCCCCGCTTCGGATTCTCCAA AGGGAACGTGAAGGGCGAGAAGAGCGGCTACCTCAAAGGCTGCACCTTCAACGAGACCTCTGACCTGTACTGCCCCATCTTCCGCCTGGGCTCCATTGTGGAGCAGGCAGGAGAGAACTTCACCGCGCTGGCCGAACGG GGGGCGTTGAGGGTCAGGGGCACTCGAGCAGGTGCCGTGGCAGGGAGTTCCTGGCACGCCAGAGACACCCCGTGGCAGGCTGCTGGGACGCCGTCAGACAGACAGCGCAGGCCTGCAGGCAGCTCCGTGCCGAGCCCAGCATGTCGCTCAATCCGGCTGAACGCCCTGCGCCCAACACTGCCCGGGTGCCTGTGGggggcaccagctgctgcaggaggGCCTGGCAGGTGA